In Nicotiana tabacum cultivar K326 chromosome 19, ASM71507v2, whole genome shotgun sequence, one DNA window encodes the following:
- the LOC142173377 gene encoding uncharacterized protein LOC142173377 has protein sequence MRDHIQGKDYEVWDIVIESPLATLKKNVEGVDVPKTRANCNAEDLKKWEKNTKAKKWLVCGLGPGEYNRIKGCSTAKQIWDTLQVAHEGTTQVKRSRGTLMYSQYEKFVMKYGETIQ, from the coding sequence ATGAGAGATCACATACAGGGAAAGGACTATGAGGTATGGGACATTGTCATTGAAAGTCCACTGGCTACTTTGAAGAAAAATgttgaaggagtagatgtgccaaagacaagagcgaATTGCAATGCTGAGGATCTGAAGAAGTGGGAAAAGAATACCAAAGCTAAGAAGtggcttgtttgtggacttggtccaggTGAGTACAATAGAATCAAAGGTTGTTCCACTGCTAAGCaaatttgggacacattgcaggtggcccatgaaggaacaaCTCAGGTGAAGAGATCTAGAGGAACTCTAATGTACTCTCAATATGAGAAATTTGTTATGAAGTATGGAGAAACCATTCAgtag